A portion of the Pseudarthrobacter sp. L1SW genome contains these proteins:
- a CDS encoding glycerophosphodiester phosphodiesterase — protein MALPFFEHADADGSLLPIAMAHRGFSREGLENSMAAFRAAVELGYRYLETDVHTTSDGVVFLFHDETLDRVTDGSGKVSELPAHRVSEVRIGGREPIPRFDELLLELPDVRLNVDVKDWNSVRSIAAGIEYHQVHHRVLLTSFSDRRRRAVLKLLSQPVAASAGVVSVGLFTVLGPLLPGPVFRWGMRLNLRGVHALQVPVRYGRVEVVTPGFVRRAHALGLVVHVWTINDPEEMHRLLDLGVDGLVTDRADLLREVLLERGKWPRG, from the coding sequence GTGGCCCTCCCCTTCTTCGAGCATGCTGATGCCGACGGGTCATTACTGCCCATCGCCATGGCTCACCGCGGGTTTTCACGCGAAGGTTTGGAGAACTCGATGGCCGCATTCCGCGCCGCGGTCGAGCTCGGCTACCGGTACCTCGAGACCGATGTCCACACCACTTCCGACGGCGTGGTGTTCCTCTTCCACGATGAGACGCTGGACCGGGTCACCGACGGCAGCGGGAAGGTGTCCGAGCTTCCCGCCCATAGGGTTTCCGAGGTGCGCATCGGCGGGCGCGAGCCCATCCCGCGGTTCGACGAGCTGCTCCTGGAGCTCCCCGACGTCCGGCTGAACGTGGACGTCAAGGACTGGAACTCCGTACGCAGCATCGCCGCCGGCATCGAATACCACCAGGTGCACCACCGGGTGCTGCTGACCAGCTTCTCGGACCGGCGCCGGCGGGCGGTACTGAAGCTGCTGAGCCAGCCGGTGGCTGCGTCCGCCGGTGTGGTTTCGGTTGGCCTGTTCACCGTGCTGGGCCCGCTGCTCCCGGGGCCGGTCTTCAGGTGGGGCATGCGCCTGAACCTGCGCGGGGTCCACGCCCTCCAGGTTCCGGTGCGTTACGGCAGGGTGGAAGTGGTGACGCCCGGGTTTGTCCGCCGCGCCCACGCCCTGGGCCTGGTGGTCCATGTCTGGACCATCAATGATCCGGAGGAGATGCACCGGCTCCTTGACCTGGGCGTGGACGGGCTGGTGACCGACCGCGCGGACCTGCTCCGCGAGGTCCTGCTGGAACGCGGAAAGTGGCCGCGCGGCTGA
- a CDS encoding acyl-CoA dehydrogenase family protein: MTIHIDDVYAVSTLPQSAAPKPAMVPARIPTHEELLARVDVLVPGLRERAEETENQRRLPDNTLLELQEAGVFKILAPTGVGGYGMGVETYGEVLRRLARGCPSTAWNAGHLAEHVWMLARWPQAAQDEVFADGPAPLAAATGAPAGLAEEVPGGYLITGRWSFASGVLHSQWALLAVEHNGVRLQCLVPIGDVEVVDTWHTAGLRGTGSNDIHAGQLFVPAHRAAAWTLLTGEDNPGSRIHPDPIINTPMGTLLNIVAPSAALGAAEHAVELFREQMLRRKVKNTAENRQADSPLAQARFAQAYGLVATARLHWMEALRLVAASHRRQPRTMTEDERAQHRLSFALSGQAAAQAVNLAMAGSGGGAHRLSHPLQRIQRDVGVLLNHPTLATDPILEQAGRGLLGLGLTVSSF; encoded by the coding sequence ATGACAATCCATATCGACGACGTTTACGCCGTGTCCACCCTCCCTCAATCCGCCGCGCCGAAGCCAGCCATGGTCCCCGCGCGGATCCCCACGCATGAGGAACTGCTCGCCAGGGTTGATGTGCTGGTTCCGGGGCTGAGGGAGCGGGCGGAGGAAACCGAGAACCAGCGGCGCCTCCCGGACAATACGCTGCTGGAGCTGCAGGAGGCCGGCGTCTTCAAGATCCTCGCGCCCACCGGCGTCGGCGGTTATGGCATGGGCGTGGAAACCTACGGTGAAGTTTTGCGGCGGCTAGCCCGGGGCTGCCCCTCGACGGCGTGGAACGCCGGGCACCTGGCCGAGCATGTCTGGATGCTCGCGCGCTGGCCGCAAGCGGCACAGGATGAGGTGTTCGCGGACGGCCCGGCGCCCCTGGCCGCCGCCACCGGCGCGCCTGCCGGGCTTGCCGAGGAGGTGCCGGGCGGTTACCTCATCACCGGCCGCTGGAGCTTCGCTTCCGGTGTGCTGCACTCCCAGTGGGCGCTCCTGGCCGTAGAACACAACGGGGTGCGCCTGCAGTGCCTGGTCCCCATCGGTGATGTGGAGGTAGTGGACACCTGGCACACCGCAGGCCTGAGGGGCACCGGAAGCAATGACATCCATGCAGGGCAACTGTTTGTGCCTGCCCACCGGGCGGCGGCCTGGACCCTGCTGACGGGCGAGGACAACCCCGGCAGCCGCATTCATCCTGACCCCATCATCAATACGCCCATGGGCACGCTGCTGAACATCGTTGCGCCCTCGGCCGCCCTGGGAGCCGCAGAACACGCCGTCGAGCTGTTCCGGGAACAGATGCTCCGGCGCAAGGTCAAGAACACCGCGGAGAACCGCCAGGCGGACTCGCCCCTCGCACAGGCGCGCTTTGCCCAGGCCTACGGGCTGGTGGCCACAGCGCGGCTGCACTGGATGGAGGCGCTGCGGCTGGTGGCCGCTTCCCACCGGCGGCAGCCCAGGACCATGACGGAGGACGAAAGGGCGCAGCACCGGCTGTCCTTTGCCCTCAGCGGCCAGGCTGCCGCCCAGGCTGTCAATCTGGCCATGGCCGGCTCCGGCGGGGGCGCCCACCGGCTTTCGCATCCGCTGCAGCGGATCCAGCGCGATGTGGGCGTCCTGCTCAACCATCCGACGCTGGCCACCGATCCCATCCTGGAACAGGCGGGCCGGGGGCTCCTTGGCCTGGGCCTGACCGTCTCCAGTTTCTAG
- a CDS encoding bifunctional diguanylate cyclase/phosphodiesterase: MFADNDPRLSQLLEGIVRLASGDLTSRIEVSPARDELDAIIMGTNLLAEDLQVIYEELEQRVQVRTQLLHEAHLEMQKMAMQDPLTGLANRSALIDALRAALEARSEEGESPVLLMMDLNAFKSINDSLGHSTGDHVLITVGERIRSAVRESDVVARLGGDEFAIVLPSATPDQAGIVGHRILAAVGQPIELPERSFRCGASIGLSAGEPGKSPEDMLMEADVAMYASKAEGQSKLHRFEPGLLLVRRLRSQLVEDLRAAISSDGLTLNYQPVVELGTGRIEGVEALVRWNHPTRGLIMPDEFIPLAEEAGLISELGLWVLRTAVHQLREWVNASVVDSRFSVRINISATDLQSLQFIEDVRSVLKETGVQPDQVVLELTEVAIVKGNDLDRYSLGGLRGLGVGIEIDDFGTGYSSISYLRRLPVDRVKVDRSLITGLGTDPTQPALVAAVLQLVRACGLEAVWEGVETAEQAELLRGLGCLSAQGYFFSRPVPPEQIPELLAKQPESAKRKG; this comes from the coding sequence ATGTTTGCGGATAACGACCCGCGGCTCTCCCAGCTCCTGGAAGGCATCGTGCGGCTGGCGTCCGGAGACCTCACCTCCCGGATCGAGGTTTCGCCGGCGCGTGATGAGCTGGATGCCATCATCATGGGCACCAACCTGCTGGCAGAGGACCTGCAGGTCATCTACGAGGAGCTTGAGCAGCGGGTGCAGGTCCGGACCCAGCTCCTGCACGAGGCCCATCTCGAGATGCAGAAGATGGCCATGCAGGACCCGCTCACGGGCCTGGCAAACCGCTCCGCCCTGATCGACGCGCTGAGGGCCGCCCTCGAGGCCCGCTCCGAAGAAGGCGAAAGCCCGGTCCTGCTGATGATGGACCTGAACGCCTTCAAATCCATCAACGACAGCCTGGGCCATTCCACCGGGGACCACGTCCTGATCACCGTGGGGGAGCGAATCCGCAGCGCCGTGCGCGAATCCGACGTCGTTGCCCGCCTCGGCGGCGACGAGTTCGCCATCGTCCTGCCGTCGGCCACCCCTGACCAGGCCGGCATCGTGGGCCACCGCATCCTGGCCGCCGTGGGCCAGCCCATTGAGCTGCCTGAACGCAGCTTCCGCTGCGGTGCCAGCATCGGGCTCAGCGCCGGCGAGCCGGGCAAGTCGCCGGAGGACATGCTGATGGAGGCCGACGTCGCCATGTATGCGTCCAAGGCCGAAGGCCAGAGCAAGCTGCACCGCTTCGAGCCGGGGCTCCTGCTGGTCCGCAGGCTCCGCAGCCAGCTGGTGGAGGATCTGCGTGCCGCGATCAGCAGCGACGGCCTGACGCTCAACTACCAGCCGGTGGTGGAGCTGGGCACAGGCCGGATCGAGGGCGTGGAGGCCCTGGTCCGCTGGAACCACCCGACCCGCGGCTTGATCATGCCCGACGAATTCATCCCGCTGGCGGAAGAAGCCGGGCTGATCTCCGAGCTCGGGCTGTGGGTGCTCCGGACGGCTGTGCACCAGCTCCGCGAATGGGTCAACGCCTCCGTGGTGGACAGCCGGTTCTCCGTCCGGATCAATATTTCCGCCACGGACCTGCAGAGCCTGCAGTTCATCGAGGACGTCAGGAGCGTCCTGAAGGAAACCGGCGTCCAGCCGGACCAGGTGGTGCTGGAGCTGACGGAAGTCGCCATCGTCAAAGGCAACGATCTGGACCGGTACTCGCTGGGCGGGCTGCGGGGCTTGGGTGTGGGGATCGAGATCGACGATTTCGGCACCGGCTACTCGTCCATCAGCTACCTGCGCCGGCTCCCCGTGGACCGGGTCAAGGTGGACCGGTCGCTGATCACCGGGCTGGGAACCGATCCCACGCAGCCCGCCCTGGTGGCAGCGGTCCTGCAACTCGTCCGCGCTTGTGGCCTGGAAGCGGTGTGGGAAGGCGTGGAAACGGCAGAGCAGGCGGAGCTTCTCCGCGGCCTCGGCTGCCTCAGCGCCCAGGGCTATTTCTTCAGCAGGCCGGTCCCTCCCGAACAGATTCCGGAATTGCTGGCGAAGCAGCCGGAAAGCGCGAAGCGGAAAGGCTGA
- a CDS encoding HAD family hydrolase: MRLVASDIDGTILGHDGKISDRTVRAFHACREAGVELVFVTGRPPRWLHPLQDQLGHTGTVICSNGAVVWDLEADQLVSARTLTIDAVLEVRRVIKGLRPAALFAAETLTGFHLEPGFIENGSSELLSEFTPAPLARTLATDDAVVKFLAIVREGTADDFLAEVAPAVEHLASATHSSPGVSMLELSVPGVNKAVTLAEYAAGLGIGAADVVAFGDMPNDIEMLRWAGHGYAMASGHPDAIRAAGRQAPRFDDDGVAQVLEARLASLGVHLS; this comes from the coding sequence ATGCGGTTGGTAGCAAGCGACATTGACGGAACGATCCTCGGCCACGACGGAAAAATCAGCGACCGCACCGTCCGCGCCTTCCACGCATGCCGGGAGGCCGGCGTCGAACTCGTTTTTGTCACCGGGCGGCCGCCGCGCTGGCTGCACCCGCTGCAGGACCAGCTTGGCCATACGGGCACCGTGATCTGCTCCAACGGCGCCGTGGTCTGGGACCTTGAGGCGGACCAGCTGGTGTCTGCCCGCACGTTGACCATTGACGCCGTGCTGGAGGTGCGCCGCGTCATCAAGGGGCTGCGGCCCGCCGCCCTGTTCGCCGCCGAAACGCTCACCGGGTTCCACCTGGAGCCCGGCTTCATCGAAAACGGCTCCAGCGAACTCCTCTCCGAATTCACTCCGGCGCCGCTTGCGCGGACGCTGGCGACTGACGATGCCGTGGTGAAGTTCCTGGCCATTGTCCGCGAAGGCACCGCCGACGACTTCCTCGCGGAGGTGGCTCCCGCCGTCGAACACCTCGCATCCGCCACGCACTCATCCCCGGGGGTGTCCATGCTTGAGCTCTCGGTCCCCGGCGTCAACAAGGCCGTCACCCTGGCGGAATATGCGGCCGGCCTGGGAATCGGGGCCGCTGACGTGGTGGCTTTCGGAGACATGCCCAATGACATCGAGATGCTCCGCTGGGCAGGCCACGGCTATGCCATGGCCAGCGGCCACCCGGACGCGATCCGGGCCGCAGGCCGGCAGGCCCCGCGTTTTGACGACGACGGCGTGGCCCAGGTCCTGGAGGCACGTCTGGCCTCGCTGGGCGTCCACCTGTCCTGA
- a CDS encoding S-(hydroxymethyl)mycothiol dehydrogenase: MVHRVKAVIAKEKNAPVSVETILVPDPGPGEALVDILTCGVCHTDLHYKQGGINDDFPFLLGHEATGVVSAVGDGVTSIAPGDRVILNWRAVCGECRACAKGQPQYCFNTHNATQKMTLEDGTVLSPALGIGAFAEKTLVAAGQCTKVDPEADAAAVGLLGCGIMAGIGAAINTGEVKRGESVAVIGCGGVGIAAIAGAKLAGATTIIAVDIDANKVEMATSHGATHGIDSSKEDPIEAIRALTGGHGADVVIDAVGRPETYKQAFYARDLAGRVVLVGVPTPSMKLELPLLDVFGRGGSLKSSWYGDCLPSRDFPMLVSHYKQGNLDLDAFVSERITIDQVEEAFERMHEGKVLRSVVELPVAGS, encoded by the coding sequence ATGGTTCATAGAGTCAAGGCAGTGATTGCCAAGGAAAAGAACGCCCCGGTGTCGGTGGAGACCATCCTGGTGCCGGATCCGGGCCCGGGCGAGGCGCTGGTGGACATCCTCACCTGCGGCGTCTGCCACACGGACCTTCACTACAAGCAGGGCGGCATCAACGATGACTTCCCCTTCCTTCTCGGCCATGAAGCAACAGGTGTTGTGTCCGCCGTGGGCGACGGTGTTACGTCGATCGCTCCCGGCGACCGGGTGATCCTGAACTGGCGCGCCGTGTGCGGCGAGTGCCGGGCCTGTGCCAAGGGCCAGCCGCAGTACTGCTTTAACACGCACAACGCCACCCAGAAGATGACCCTTGAAGACGGTACGGTCCTCTCCCCCGCGCTGGGCATCGGCGCGTTCGCGGAAAAGACGCTGGTTGCCGCCGGGCAATGCACAAAGGTGGACCCCGAAGCCGATGCGGCCGCCGTCGGGCTGCTCGGCTGCGGCATCATGGCCGGCATCGGTGCCGCCATCAACACCGGTGAGGTCAAACGTGGCGAGTCCGTGGCAGTGATCGGCTGCGGCGGTGTTGGCATCGCCGCGATCGCCGGCGCCAAGCTTGCCGGGGCCACCACGATTATCGCGGTGGACATCGACGCCAACAAAGTGGAAATGGCAACGTCCCACGGCGCCACGCACGGCATCGACTCCAGCAAGGAAGACCCCATTGAGGCCATCCGCGCCCTCACGGGAGGCCACGGCGCAGACGTGGTGATTGACGCCGTCGGCCGCCCCGAAACCTACAAGCAGGCGTTCTACGCCCGCGACCTCGCCGGCCGTGTGGTCCTGGTGGGCGTCCCGACGCCGTCCATGAAGCTGGAACTGCCGCTGCTGGACGTGTTCGGCCGCGGCGGATCGCTGAAGTCCTCCTGGTACGGGGATTGCCTCCCCTCCCGCGACTTCCCGATGCTCGTCTCCCACTACAAGCAGGGCAACCTGGACCTGGACGCCTT
- a CDS encoding aminopeptidase P family protein, giving the protein MTITTENATSVAELERTKILKNGEKVSLTFSDAEFERRIAGLRRIMAEKELDAVVLTSYHSIKYYSDFLFTTFGRSYGMVVTKDDTVTVTANIDAGMPWRRSYGDNIVYTDWRRDNYIFAIQEVLRTRGINPRRLGVEDDSLPLDNRNKIQAAFPSATLVDVAQAAMRQRMIKSAEEIEVIKHGARIGDLGGEAIRNAITAGITEYEVALIGTEAMVHEIARTFPNSEIRDTWVWFQSGINTDGAHNWATTRKIQEHDILSLNCFPMTSGYYTALERTLFYGEPDARSLELWNINVEVHKRGLELIKPGAVCKDIVAELNEIYVGYGLLANRTFGYGHSFGVLSHYYGREAGLELREDIDTVLEPGMVVSMEPMITVLDGQPGAGGYREHDILVVGEDGAENITKFPFGPEYNIIGA; this is encoded by the coding sequence ATGACCATCACAACCGAGAACGCCACCTCCGTCGCCGAACTCGAGCGCACCAAGATCCTCAAGAACGGCGAAAAAGTCAGCCTCACCTTCTCCGATGCCGAGTTCGAGCGCCGGATTGCCGGGCTCCGCCGCATCATGGCGGAGAAGGAACTGGACGCCGTCGTCCTCACGAGCTACCACTCCATCAAGTACTACTCCGACTTCCTGTTCACCACCTTCGGCCGCTCCTACGGCATGGTGGTCACCAAGGATGACACCGTCACCGTCACCGCCAATATCGACGCCGGCATGCCTTGGCGCCGCAGCTACGGCGACAACATCGTCTACACGGACTGGCGCCGGGACAACTACATCTTCGCCATCCAGGAAGTCCTGCGGACCCGCGGCATCAACCCGCGCCGGCTCGGTGTCGAGGACGATTCACTCCCGCTGGACAACCGCAACAAGATCCAGGCAGCCTTCCCGTCCGCAACCCTGGTGGACGTGGCCCAGGCCGCCATGCGCCAGCGCATGATCAAGTCCGCCGAGGAAATCGAGGTCATCAAGCACGGCGCCCGCATCGGAGACCTCGGCGGAGAGGCCATCCGGAACGCCATCACAGCCGGCATCACCGAATACGAGGTGGCGCTGATCGGCACCGAGGCCATGGTCCACGAAATCGCCCGGACCTTCCCCAATTCCGAGATCCGCGACACCTGGGTGTGGTTCCAGTCCGGCATCAACACCGACGGCGCCCACAACTGGGCCACCACCCGCAAGATCCAGGAACACGACATCCTGTCCCTGAACTGCTTCCCCATGACCTCCGGCTACTACACCGCCCTGGAGCGCACCCTGTTCTACGGCGAGCCGGACGCCCGGTCGCTGGAACTGTGGAACATCAACGTCGAGGTCCACAAGCGCGGCCTGGAACTCATCAAGCCCGGCGCCGTCTGCAAGGACATCGTCGCGGAGCTGAACGAGATCTACGTGGGCTACGGCCTGCTGGCCAACCGCACCTTCGGGTACGGCCACTCCTTCGGCGTCCTCAGCCACTACTACGGCCGCGAAGCCGGGCTGGAACTCCGCGAGGACATAGACACGGTCCTGGAGCCGGGCATGGTGGTCTCCATGGAACCCATGATCACGGTCCTCGACGGCCAGCCCGGCGCAGGCGGCTACCGCGAACACGACATCCTGGTGGTGGGCGAGGACGGCGCGGAGAACATCACCAAGTTCCCGTTCGGTCCCGAATACAACATCATCGGAGCCTGA
- a CDS encoding IclR family transcriptional regulator: MSATESETPGSGDSKGASVIVNAVAVLRTFTADEPLLGVTEIANRVGLHKSTVSRILATFEQEHLVERDAETRRFRLGLGLIAVAGPLLAELEERRVAYPVLRELSEQTGETSALMVWSGDESICVEQIASHHQIKHTTPLGARYNDALSASVQVFLAQLPEERVRSLLSSGAVTYPGMDASSLDAYLVRLKDDLRRGWAVNYGETSIDEVGLAAPVYDHRGEVVAAVLIPAPRFRVSTERLQALGESCAAAAAKVTARLGGRPREDRETPGQRQGRNKSL; the protein is encoded by the coding sequence ATGAGCGCAACAGAATCCGAGACGCCAGGCAGCGGCGACAGCAAGGGCGCGTCCGTGATCGTGAACGCCGTCGCCGTCCTCCGGACCTTCACGGCGGACGAGCCCCTCCTGGGCGTCACTGAGATTGCCAACCGCGTGGGGCTGCACAAAAGCACCGTCTCCAGGATCCTGGCCACGTTTGAACAGGAGCACCTGGTGGAGCGGGACGCCGAGACGCGGCGCTTCCGGCTGGGACTGGGCCTGATCGCCGTCGCCGGGCCGCTCCTCGCCGAACTTGAGGAGCGCCGCGTGGCCTACCCGGTGCTGCGGGAGCTGTCCGAGCAGACTGGCGAAACCAGCGCACTCATGGTGTGGAGCGGGGATGAATCCATCTGCGTGGAGCAGATCGCCAGCCATCACCAGATCAAGCACACAACTCCACTGGGCGCCCGGTACAACGATGCCCTCAGCGCCTCGGTGCAGGTTTTCCTTGCGCAGCTCCCGGAGGAAAGGGTCCGTTCCCTGCTCAGCAGCGGTGCTGTCACCTACCCGGGCATGGACGCATCCAGCCTGGACGCCTATCTGGTCCGGTTGAAGGATGACCTTCGGCGCGGCTGGGCCGTCAACTACGGGGAAACCTCCATCGATGAGGTGGGACTCGCGGCCCCCGTCTACGACCACCGCGGCGAGGTGGTGGCTGCCGTCCTCATCCCGGCGCCCCGGTTCCGGGTGTCCACGGAGCGGCTGCAGGCGCTGGGGGAGTCATGTGCTGCCGCAGCTGCCAAAGTCACTGCCCGCCTCGGCGGGAGGCCACGCGAAGACAGGGAAACCCCGGGCCAGCGGCAGGGCCGAAACAAAAGCTTGTAG
- a CDS encoding EAL domain-containing protein, producing MSVRLQAWGIIAAVLADTDPAGAAVRQRLSNRLDENPGVPERALLEYLLETRRSDANTVETLETAREMRLTPAVPPKVAEQIDAIRSMSRISALLESQMLMTAFQPIYGLEEKIVVGVEALSRFVSDDGAAAELWFAEAAAVGLGANLEFSALGSAAAAAKTLPENLFVSLNISPDSCLDPRLPELFEHIELPISRVVLELTETVKDEEYPQFIAAINPLRDQGLRIAVDDTHSGAGALSRMVHLRPDFLKVGRNVIGDVDKDGLQRALAACLVDFADQIGTSLVAEGIETVGELKVLTELGITAGQGYLLGRPSVRPKDWASWNTRLDLDGINRHLAEPGQAAGTPHTNEPH from the coding sequence ATGTCGGTTCGACTACAGGCATGGGGAATTATCGCCGCTGTACTGGCGGACACGGATCCGGCCGGAGCGGCTGTCCGGCAGCGCCTGAGCAACAGGCTGGATGAAAATCCCGGAGTGCCCGAACGGGCCCTGCTCGAATACCTCCTTGAAACCCGGCGGAGCGACGCCAACACGGTGGAAACGCTGGAAACCGCCAGGGAGATGCGCCTCACCCCGGCCGTCCCGCCTAAGGTGGCGGAGCAAATCGACGCGATCCGCAGCATGTCCCGCATCAGCGCCCTGCTCGAGAGCCAGATGTTGATGACGGCCTTCCAGCCCATCTATGGCCTGGAAGAAAAAATCGTGGTTGGAGTCGAGGCGTTGTCCCGGTTCGTCAGCGACGACGGTGCCGCCGCTGAACTGTGGTTCGCTGAGGCAGCCGCTGTGGGGCTGGGAGCAAACCTGGAATTCTCGGCACTCGGATCTGCGGCCGCCGCAGCCAAGACACTTCCCGAGAACCTGTTTGTGTCCCTCAACATCTCGCCCGATTCATGCCTTGACCCCCGGCTGCCGGAATTGTTCGAGCACATCGAGCTTCCCATCAGCCGTGTGGTGCTCGAACTGACCGAAACCGTCAAGGACGAGGAATACCCGCAGTTCATTGCCGCCATCAATCCGCTGCGCGACCAGGGTCTGCGCATTGCCGTGGATGACACCCATTCAGGGGCGGGGGCATTGAGCCGGATGGTGCACCTCCGGCCCGACTTCCTGAAGGTGGGCCGGAACGTCATTGGCGACGTTGACAAAGACGGCCTCCAGCGCGCCCTGGCAGCCTGCCTGGTGGACTTCGCGGACCAGATCGGCACCTCCCTTGTGGCTGAGGGCATCGAGACCGTCGGGGAGCTCAAGGTCCTCACCGAACTGGGAATCACCGCCGGGCAGGGCTACCTCCTCGGCAGGCCTTCGGTCCGGCCGAAGGACTGGGCCAGCTGGAACACCCGGCTGGACCTGGACGGGATCAACCGCCACCTGGCGGAACCCGGGCAGGCGGCCGGCACGCCGCACACAAACGAACCGCACTGA
- the ribA gene encoding GTP cyclohydrolase II codes for MTVTSEQHVSHRLGNATVRSRVSVPLRFPDGYTATADVLTFHGLADGKEHLLLGLGGWEQALLHRESAQSAPIVRLHSECLTGDVFGSERCDCGPQLREGVEEIAATGGFLLYLRQEGRGIGLYAKLDAYALQDAGLDTYEANVALGHGEDERDYTAAAQMLAALGATSVRLLSNNPDKTAQLTALGIEVTEQVPTGVHLSPANRAYLAAKRDHTAHTLDFAA; via the coding sequence ATGACCGTAACCAGCGAACAGCACGTCAGCCACCGGCTCGGTAATGCCACCGTGCGCAGCCGGGTCAGCGTTCCCCTGCGCTTTCCGGACGGCTACACCGCAACCGCCGACGTTCTCACCTTCCATGGGCTCGCCGACGGCAAGGAGCACCTCCTGCTTGGACTCGGCGGCTGGGAACAGGCCCTGCTCCACCGGGAGTCGGCGCAGTCCGCGCCGATTGTCCGGCTTCACAGCGAATGTCTCACGGGTGATGTGTTCGGCAGCGAGCGTTGCGACTGCGGCCCGCAGCTGCGCGAAGGGGTGGAGGAGATCGCGGCAACCGGCGGGTTCCTGCTGTACCTGCGCCAGGAAGGCAGGGGCATCGGTCTGTACGCAAAGCTCGATGCCTATGCGCTGCAGGACGCAGGCCTGGATACTTACGAAGCAAACGTGGCCCTGGGCCACGGCGAGGACGAACGGGACTACACGGCCGCTGCCCAGATGCTCGCTGCGCTGGGTGCCACGTCAGTCCGCCTCCTCAGCAACAATCCTGACAAAACGGCACAGCTGACGGCCCTGGGCATCGAGGTCACCGAACAGGTTCCCACCGGAGTCCACCTGTCTCCGGCGAACCGTGCCTACCTGGCCGCCAAGCGGGACCACACCGCCCATACCCTGGACTTTGCGGCCTGA
- a CDS encoding DUF6480 family protein, with translation MSSYHPENDPANPDQPGKDHTEAAGTAAGRGSEASAGSPNPDPAEGNVTGLEPGGGVPPGETPPAEDQMSRDQGHSE, from the coding sequence ATGAGCAGCTACCATCCGGAAAACGATCCAGCGAACCCTGACCAGCCGGGCAAGGACCACACGGAGGCGGCCGGAACAGCCGCCGGGCGCGGCAGCGAGGCGTCTGCGGGCTCGCCGAACCCGGACCCTGCGGAAGGCAACGTCACCGGCCTGGAGCCGGGCGGGGGAGTGCCCCCGGGCGAGACGCCGCCGGCTGAGGACCAGATGAGCCGGGACCAGGGCCACAGCGAATAG